The sequence TCCACCTGCCTACAGTGCTTTCAACACCAAGAACTCAGTACcaagatgaaggaaaaaagtaaTCTAATATTTTGGTACAAAAACAGCTGTAggaagagaggtggagggagCCCATTGTCACGTTTCCCTCGTGGGGGGAAAAACAGGCTCCCATTATAAACAGGGCCACGTGGGGGCAAGAGGACTGTAGGCACGTGGGCATGGAGTCTTTGGCTGCAGGAAGGATTTTCTGGTTACTCTTCAGGAAGGGGAAAGGCGTGGCCCAACAAGAACATCTGTCTCAGAGCTCCATTCGGGGTCCCCCCGCTCCAGAGGCCGATAAGGTGTGGCTTCAGACTTCCACTGCACCACCTGAAGCATCAAGACCACACACCACAATACCAGATTCACCCAAGAAGAGGTCTGTGGGAAACAGGAACAAGAGCGTGAGGAACGTGGCCATCTTGaatccagttccacccacatacAGCTATTTGCTCGCTGTCAGGTCAACAAGCCCATCAGCCCCTCTCAGCCTCTCACTGGTGGGCACCCTGACAACTACAGATGCTTATAGGAGTCTGTGGACCCCTGAGTTTCCCCCTAGTCTTTCATGTCCCAGAACCTCACTTCAGCATCGTATAGGTTGGAGTAAAACTTCAGAGTGGTTCCAGGGGGTGTCCATGGAATTTTCTGGGCTTCAGAGCAGCTGTGAGGTCAAAAGATGGTGGTGAGAAAGGGAGGATATACCCCAAACATACCTGTGCCCGGATGCCCTCTGAGAGGAGAACTGAGAGGGACAAAAAGGGAAGGCAGTCAGCCCCAGCCAgggttccctccctctcccattaCCTAATTGTAATGTTCAGGGAGACGATGGATTTGCAGAGAGAACGGGTGCCAAATCGAAGGATACAGGCAGACACTAAGACCAGGAAGGTGGCTATAGCAGAGATGGCCAGTGCAATGCGGAGCCCTGTAGGGCCtctgaggagggagagaacaagccTTGTGGTTGGAATGGGCCTTCCCCGAGCTCAGCCCCTGACTCTCAGGGTAGGGCAGTCACCTGTGGGAGTCCTCGATGCAGCTGCTGTAGACCCagaagagcaggagcaggaggcagTAGAGGGCCAGGAGGCCAGAGACCCCGGCCACAAAGTAGCAGAGGGATGGGGCCGAGGGTTGGGATAAAGCCAGGGAGGAGCCATTGAGGGCGGCCACGCCGTACAAGGGACAGTGGCTACTGAAGGAACCCTGTGAAGAGAAGCTGCTGAGTCCTACCTAGATTTCAGGTTAGAGCCTCGGTGCAGGCTCTGGGCAGGTGTGAGGGATAACCTAGGAGAGGGCCACCCTAGGAAGTTATTTATGCACTGTCAGTTCCTGTTTCTGGGCCAGTAGACTGATGGAGAGGGCCTGCTGGGGAAGTCAAACCTGCAGTGGACAGAAGGATCAGGAAATAGGCGGTGGTTATAAAAGACAGTGAGCTTCAGCGATGCCTCACAAGTTCTGGTCTCCCCTCTGCAGAAAGCCTAGAGTAAAACCAGAACTTGTGTAACCTTCAACTATCTCCGATATTTCCTaatctgttaaaaacaaaacaaaacaaaaaaaaaaaaaacacgaaaaaGGCATAATCGTGCCTTACAGGGTTAAATGAGCCTGTTTATTAACAAGATTGcaggctggggggaaaaaaaaccctcctgcTTTGGGCATTTTCTACCTCCGTATTTTGTCATTCATACACCGTGCTGCAATCGTGTGGAAGCTCGGTCATCTCCGCTACACTATGCTTTATTTCCTGGCATAGCTCGGCACAAGTGCCTCATTTAAACGTGTAGGCAGGGCCCGGGCCGATTTCTGTTTCAGAACCAGGGTAAGGTGATGCAGTCGCAGCTACCAGACCGGGCTACGTGTGGTGCTGGAAGACACTCCGGAAAACCCGTCCCTAGGCGAGGGAATGACTTTTTAGAGCAACGTGGGCGGGCGGGGCCGGAAAGCGCGATCGGCGCCGGTGCATCTCCGCCGCAGACGGGCGCCCGCCGGGCCTCCCCCGACGCCCCGGCTCCGAGGCGCAGCGCGACGGCACCACGCCGGCCCCGGCCAGCCCGCCCCCGCCTACGCGACCCCacggccggccccgccccgcacCTGGGTCTGGGTCAGCGTCGCGGCCGCCACGGCCCCGCACAGGAAGGCAGCTGTGAATAGCAAGAGCTCGAAGCGCTGCAACCAGGGCAGCGCCATGGCGCCCTCGCCACTAGGAAGCGCCGCAGCGGGAGCCAACCACCCAAGCCCCGCCTCATCCGGCGCGACCCACGAGCGCGCAGACGTCACTTCCGACAGGGGCTTTATTTACAGAGGCcggtgggcggggctggggggcggtCAGCGCCGCTTCAGAGCGGCAGGTACAGCGAGTAGTCCGACAGTGCCCAGCGGCGGGCCGGGCGGCCGGTGCGGCCGATCATGGGCAGCTTCTGCACGTAGCGGGAGGCCGGGCTGGGCCCGTACGGCGCGGGGAAGGCGGTCTGGAAGAGGCGCCCGCGGCATCGCCTCCCGGCCTGCCGCCCGGCAATAATGAAGCGGAAGTGGGGGGCGCCGCGCGGGGCGAAACGGCTCTTCTGGAAGACGTCCCGGGTGCCGGGGCCCTGCTGCCGGGGCGCCCCCCGCGCCCGATGCACGCGCGGCAGCGGCCTGCTCTCAGAGGCGGCGGGCGCGGAGGCCGCCGCGGGGCCGCAGCTCCGGGGACTCTCGTCGCCCTGCGGGCTGACCATGGCGTTGGCCGTCAGCTGCGGCATCTTCCGCACCGAGTCCGGAGCGGCCGCCGGCTCCTTCTTGTCCCCGGGCGGCCGCGGAGTGGTGGGCGCGGGCTGGCCCGTGCCGAAGCGGGTGGCCAAGCTGTCACCGAAGAAGGCGTACAGCTCCCGGTAGATGTCCGCCAGGGTCACCGATGGGGAAGGATCCTCCGGCCCCGCGCCTCCTGGCGGCGGCGGGACGACAGACCCAAAGCCTGGCTCCGCGCTGCCCCCGGAGGGAGACTCCTGCAGGAGAAGGCTGTCCCAGGGCAGGTCGTCCGAGCGCCGGCACCCTCTGCCGCTTGGGCCCCCCTTGCTGGGCTCTGCCGCCTGGGCCTTCATCTTAAGCAGTCTCTCCACGGCCACCTGTAAGAGCAGAGGGACTAGGATAGGCAAGAACTAGGAGGAACCTGGGCCCATCGAGTTTTCCAAAGTTAAGGCAGGTGAGCTGCTGAGCTCACGCCAGGGAAGGGAGACTGGAAGGGGCAGGCACTCACCAGAATGGCTCCGTAGACCTTGTGTCCATCTGCTTTAACTTGGGCATTAGATACGGAGTAATCATCTAGCACAGCCTGCAGATTTGTCCAGTAAGTGGACAGGTGTGGGTACAGTACTCGTTCCACTGcctggaagggaaaagggaatgcAGTAAGCACCTTGTTGCTTATTGCCTCTCAAGTACCCTTGCCCACGGAAGACGTACTTTTACCTCTGACAGGAAATTCTCAGCTTGGCATATGCAGCCAACATTTGTTTGGAACCCACTGTATGCCCAAGCCTTGGCTAAGCCCTGAGAATGAAGGTCAGGTACAAAGACCACGTAAAGTGACCCTGTTATCACTGACATGTATGACAAGGGCTAGAGGATGTAGGTAATGCCCATTGCTAACAGACAAATTTAATTTGCCAACTGTTAACCGTATACAGTCAATAGACAAGTACTATTGCTTAAATGTACACTGGGACTCAGTTCAGACCACctgcacaaaaacaaacaaccgaTCAGAGGCCTGGACTctgattatatgattttaatcCTGTGATTAATTTTGAGGAAAGCAATTAAGACCTCACAGAGGATGGAtggcctcggtggctcagttaagcgacggactcttgattttggctcaggtcacaagcctgcttaacattccctccctctccctccacccactCCTCTCACTCTTGcacattctatttaaaaaaaaaaaaaaaaaaaaagacttcacagAGGATGTGACATCTGTTACAGGCTTTGATGCGTTAAGAGTTCTTTGGTTAGGCACCCACAGCCTGAGGATttgaaaacgttaaaaaaatcaacaagttcCGAGAAAAACACAACTTACGGCTGACTCAAGTATAAGAGCTTAAATAATTCTATAACTGTagtagttaaataaaataaccacAGAAAAAGACACAGTGCCAACATTTACAAAGACAGTCTGAGATCTTATCAAAACAAACAAGGGAATGCCTGTGCAGTTCAGTCTGTTatgcacccaactcttgattttggcccaggtcatgatctcccagtctgtgagctggagacccgcatcaggctccgtgctgagcctgcttgggattctctctctccctctctctcttcccctcccccactcaggctccttctgtctctctcaaaataaacaaacattaaaaaaacaaaaacaaaccctcaaTACAAGAGGAATTGAGGGGTGGTTCCTTAAGATGATTAACAGAGAATGGCCAGGAATTTATGAAGTGGGGATATACTAATACCTGCCATGTAGAACTTTTGAAAGGATAAGACATTTATATACAGAAAGGCAAGCTATCAAATAGTGGGGCCTAAGGCAAGAGCTCAGTACATGGCAACAGCAagcatatacctttttttttagttttttaatttatttttat is a genomic window of Acinonyx jubatus isolate Ajub_Pintada_27869175 chromosome D1, VMU_Ajub_asm_v1.0, whole genome shotgun sequence containing:
- the TMEM179B gene encoding transmembrane protein 179B, which gives rise to MALPWLQRFELLLFTAAFLCGAVAAATLTQTQGSFSSHCPLYGVAALNGSSLALSQPSAPSLCYFVAGVSGLLALYCLLLLLFWVYSSCIEDSHRGPTGLRIALAISAIATFLVLVSACILRFGTRSLCKSIVSLNITISCSEAQKIPWTPPGTTLKFYSNLYDAETSSWVNLVLWCVVLMLQVVQWKSEATPYRPLERGDPEWSSETDVLVGPRLSPS